AATTCTCGCCGCTGGCCTGCGCCGCTTCCGCTCCCGGCAGCTGGTTGGCCACATTCAGGGCGGGTCCCAGAAGCAGGCCCAGCGCATACACCCAGAAGAGCACCGGGGACGCGTCTCCGTTGATGGCCCGCGACCAGACCAGTATGGTGGGTGCGGCCAATGCATGGGGCAGCCACGAGAGGGCTATTCTCTTCAGTCCGACATTGTATCCCAGCCCGCAGGCCAGCCCGAATATCATGAGGGCGAAAGGGAGCGGCCCGAAGCGGAGACTCAGCCCCAGCGCACCCGCCAGTAGGGCCATGAACACGACGACGGCAGTGCGCTGCTTGACCAGACCGGCCGGGATCGGTTTCCAGGGCTTGGCCTGCGCATCGTACTGTTGATCGAGCAAGTCATTGGACACGCCGATGGAGAATTGGATGAGCAGCATCACCAGCCCTGCGCGCAGTACGAGGTAGGGCAGGGGGGCTGCGCCCCCGGTCACGGCGATGACCATGGCCACGATGGCAACAGCCAGCGATGTCATCGGATGCAACATCCTTATATGTGCGATCACCCTGTTCATGACGCCATGAGGCAGGTCGCTGGGCGCCCCATCGCCACCCATCCGAATAGGATCCCAGGGGTGTCGAAGAGCGCTGACCTCAGGCCTCCGACGAGCTGCGGGCTTCCCTGGAGCGCAAGGGCCAACACCACTGCGAGGGCGCGATAGAGACGCATCAGCATGCAGGAAAATACCGTTGCGGCGGGGGCTTTCCCAGCATCGGGTTTTGCGCGGAGTGGGGGACCCCGATTCGAGTGACTCCGTCCCGGGAGTGCTGCTCAGGTCTACCGTGGTGGGTGCAGTTCGACTAGTGAAGAGTTAAGTTCGAGCGGCTTTTTCCAGGGCACCTGGAGTTGGGCGCCTGACCCAAGGGAGGATTACCGATGGAACGAAAGCAATTTTTGATCTACGTCACCACTGCCACGGGCTTGCTGCCCCTGGTGATCACCCAAATCGGATGCGCCTACGACGCGCCGGGCACGGAGGTCGGGCAGGAGGGGATAGGCGGCTCGGCCGGATTCAAGGTGGTATCCTCCAGAGATAATTTCCACCGCCACGAAATCACGATTCTATTCGCGGATGTTGCACAGCCCCCGGCCGGCGGGAAAACGATCACGTCCACCGGCGCGATGCACACTCATGACGTTATCCTGGGGAGGGCCGACTTCCAGCGGCTGCAGGATGGCGAGCAGGTGATCAAAACCAGTTCCTTCGACGCGCGACACACCCACAGGTTCGCCATCCGGATGCCCACCGGCTAGGATCACAGAGCGGCGGCCCGTCGTTGAACATGATCCCGTAGCCGGGAATTTGCGGCTGCGCTGCTGGCCTAATTTGGCAACACCAGTTTGATGATGGGACGCCCACTACCGGATCGAGAAGCAACTTCACAAATCAGGCTGTCGGGGAGCAACAATATCCCAGCACCTGGGGACTACAGCTGTGACTGCTCCCACTCCTCCGGCGTCAGCGTCTTCATGGAGAGTGCGTGCACTTTCCCGCCCATGAGGTCCCCCACGGCCGCGTAGACCAAACGATGGCGCTGAACCAGGGGCAGGCCCTCAAACTCAGCCGCAACAATAATGGCCGAAAAGTGCCCGCCTCCGCGAGCTTCTTGCAGCTTGGCGCCCTGGAGGTGGTCTTCATGGAGGTGGGATTCATCCTCGAGTTGAAACACGGTGGGCGCCAGGGCCGTCGTGATCCGATCCTGGAGGATGCTCGCGGTGGAACTCTTATCGGGTTGATCGTGCGCGGTCATGGTGAAGTCTCTGCAAGTATGAGGCGCTGGGGCCTCAGTATTGCATCAGGCTGGGATCTACTTCCAGGGTCCAGGCCCTGATTCCACCCCGCAAATTCTTCACCTGGGTGTAGCCCTGCTTGATGAGATAGTCTGACACAGCCGCGGACCTGCCCCCCGTATGGCAGTGAACCACGATCTCCTTGGAGGGGTCGACCTCTCCGAGCTTAGAAGTCATAGAGTTCATCGGGATCAGGAGAGCCTCATCAATGTGCGCGATTTCCCACTCCCACGGCTCGCGAACGTCCAGAATCAGGATCTTGTCACCATTCTCAAGCTTCGCCCTGAGTTCTTGCACGCTCATTTCCGGTACGGTTACGGTCTCCGCTGTGCCGGAGACGCCACAGAAGCCCTCATAATCGATGGGTTCAGTGATAGTGGGGTGCTCTCCGCAAACTGAGCAGTTGGGGTCCTTTCCTATGCTGACCTGATGGAAAGTCATTGCCAGTGAGTCAAACAATAACAGGCGACCGATCAAAGGCTCACCTGCGCCCGTGATCAGTTTGATCGTCTCGATGGCCTGCAAACTGCCGACGATGCCGGGCAAAACCCCTAGGACGCCCCCCTCGGCACAGGATGGCACCAGGCCCGGTGGGGGCGGATTCGCATAGAGGCAGCGATAACAGGGCCCCTCCTTGGCGTGGAAGACTGCCACCTGCCCATCGAAGCGGAAAATCGAACCGTAAACGTTTGGTTTGCCTTGGAAAACACAGACATCGTTCACCAGGTAGCGGGTGGGGAAATTGTCTGTGCCATCAACTATGATGTCATAGTCCGCTAGAATCCCACCGGCATTAGCCGATGAAAGGGCCTCTTCGTGTGCGGATATTTCAACCTTGTGGTTGAGGCTTTCGAGTCGCTCCTTGGCGATCTTAATCTTTGGCTGGCCAACATCCTCTAGCGAATACAAGATCTGCCGCTGGAGGTTTGACAGGTCGATCACGTCGAAATCCACCAAGCCTATGTGACCAACGCCCGCAGCCGCGAGATAGAGGGAGGCCGGGTTTCCCAGCCCGCCCAGGCCCACCACAAGGACCGCTGCCTGCTTGAGCGAGCGCTGACCTTCCAACCCGATTTCCGGCAGCGAAAAATGCCGGCTATATCTGAGGTATTCTTCGCGATCAAATGTTGCCTCGCTCACCGTCCCCCCAGCAATCGCCGGAATGATCATGATCTCATCGTCTTCCCGAAGGGGTCTGTCCAGGCCGCCCTGCTGCCGGATATCCTGTTCACCGACATAAATATTGATGAAATTCCTGAGCTCGCCGTGAGCATCGTAAAGATGCTGAGCCAAATCTTCAAATTGATCAACCACCGCTGCCACCGCTTCGCCCACCGTTTGGGCGGAAACCGTTACCCAAGCCTGCTCGGCGGTAAATCGGCGCAGGGGGGAGGGGATTCTAACTTTCACGGTCATGACGTAGC
This is a stretch of genomic DNA from Candidatus Neomarinimicrobiota bacterium. It encodes these proteins:
- a CDS encoding UbiA family prenyltransferase translates to MTSLAVAIVAMVIAVTGGAAPLPYLVLRAGLVMLLIQFSIGVSNDLLDQQYDAQAKPWKPIPAGLVKQRTAVVVFMALLAGALGLSLRFGPLPFALMIFGLACGLGYNVGLKRIALSWLPHALAAPTILVWSRAINGDASPVLFWVYALGLLLGPALNVANQLPGAEAAQASGENSFLHRLGPVKGRRLAGALFMLTAILMPTVVFGHQADVQTALAGSGIAVAFSGLFMVLAERDYRIALWPIAVIIAAILGISFNLSV
- a CDS encoding BolA family transcriptional regulator — its product is MTAHDQPDKSSTASILQDRITTALAPTVFQLEDESHLHEDHLQGAKLQEARGGGHFSAIIVAAEFEGLPLVQRHRLVYAAVGDLMGGKVHALSMKTLTPEEWEQSQL
- the moeB gene encoding molybdopterin-synthase adenylyltransferase MoeB, which codes for MTVKVRIPSPLRRFTAEQAWVTVSAQTVGEAVAAVVDQFEDLAQHLYDAHGELRNFINIYVGEQDIRQQGGLDRPLREDDEIMIIPAIAGGTVSEATFDREEYLRYSRHFSLPEIGLEGQRSLKQAAVLVVGLGGLGNPASLYLAAAGVGHIGLVDFDVIDLSNLQRQILYSLEDVGQPKIKIAKERLESLNHKVEISAHEEALSSANAGGILADYDIIVDGTDNFPTRYLVNDVCVFQGKPNVYGSIFRFDGQVAVFHAKEGPCYRCLYANPPPPGLVPSCAEGGVLGVLPGIVGSLQAIETIKLITGAGEPLIGRLLLFDSLAMTFHQVSIGKDPNCSVCGEHPTITEPIDYEGFCGVSGTAETVTVPEMSVQELRAKLENGDKILILDVREPWEWEIAHIDEALLIPMNSMTSKLGEVDPSKEIVVHCHTGGRSAAVSDYLIKQGYTQVKNLRGGIRAWTLEVDPSLMQY